The following DNA comes from Magnolia sinica isolate HGM2019 chromosome 18, MsV1, whole genome shotgun sequence.
TTTCAATTGATGAACAACTCCAGCTGGGCATTTGAAGTTTGAACATTGACATAAAGTAAGTTGCCATGATATTATTCATATCCAAATTTCCAAAGCCATTTACTCAGGAGTTCATATTTCACGACAGACAAGTCTTTGATGCCCATACCTCCAATTTCTGATGGGTTGCATACCTCGTTCCAATTTCACCGAATGATATCACTTCCCGTATTCCATTCCTTTCCATAGGAAGTCCCTCTGAAGTCTTTCAATTGATGAACAACTCCAGCTGGGCATTTGAACATTGACATAAAGTAAGTTGCCATGTTTGACAAGATCCCCTTTATCAGTGTAATGTGACCCTCCAAACAAAGATGCCGGCTTTTCCACGAAGACTATTCTTTCAATGCTTTCTATCACCAGGTCCCATAAACTTTCTGCTGGTTTGCCAATACAAAGGGGAAGTCCAGGATACGTATCTAGTAAAATCCTGCCCCACACTTGAAGATATTGACCACTTCCTGTAGCTCCTCATCATTTAACTGTATCCTGACCATTTCACTTTTTTAGTTCACTGATCTTACGCACTGAttcaatttcgaaccaagttaCCACCTTTTTCAGGTTGGCTACCTGCTCCTTCTTAACTTCACATAATAGAAGTGTATTGTCGGCATACTGTAGATGAAGTATCTGTATGCTGTTTCTTTCGACCTCGAAGCCTTTCATCAATCCCATCTCAGTTGCCTTATCTGTCATTCTACTTAATGCTCCTGCGATCACAATAATTAAGCACAGTGACAATGGATCCCTCGTCGGACACCTCTCGTTCCCCTGAAGAAACCTTTTGGGCTTCTGTTAATCAATATTGAGTAGTGCGCTGACTGCTGAGGAGATACAAGCGGGCATCAGATATCTCCATTTCATCCCAAGTGCacgcacatgcatgcatgcatacatatgtaATATATACTAGGCTGCTTGTATTTGGTTTCATCTATCATGGTAGCAGCATGCAAGGCTTTtcaaacatattaaaaaaatgaggtgattTGCAATGTTCAGCCAACCATTTGCTTGGCTCTTCAAACTGTATGTGTAGGAACATCAATTGGTTATCTGAAAAGCTTAGATGGCGGGCACATGGTGGATGGGAGATACCACAAAAGTGTCCCCTcgcaaatgatcctaaccacccGGTTGGTTCCCTGTTAAATATGCTCCTCCGTTTTTTGTGATTGCCTATTTTTGtcagatggttgggatcataTACCAAGGGAAATATTGGGTCATGGCTCATCTCATGAGTTACGACAAGGTCTACTTGATCAACAAAGTATATATCGAAAAGGTGTGACCACCTTTATAGTTGCTGGGATGAACAAAACTGTTGTTTTATTTGATTGAGCATCATATAACCTTATTAAAAATGCTAGATAATGAACAGAAAATGCTGGGTTGAGCAGACAACATTGTTGATTTGGGCAGAATAACATATTTGCTGTTACAGATTGCTAGAAGATCCAAATTCACCCTAGGTCTTTTTTGGCAAGTGAGGCAAATTTATTAGAAGCAAAAGCAAGATATTTAAGAACTCAGGAAGACACTAAGAAGAGCTAACAAGATTAGAAACACTTCTATATCAAATCTTGTCATTTTACAGTATCAATGCTGATCACCTTCATGAACTTCTGATTACTTTTCCatgataggtttttttttttcctacttacATTTGCATCAGTCTTATGATAAACTTTGCATGCCCATCAGGTAAATGGCTGCCTATCTTACTATGATAAGGTACCAGATGGGTTTTACCTGATTCAGGGAATGGATCCATATGTATGGACTGTGTGCACTGATCTGCAAGAAAACGGCCGGATCCCATCAATCGAATCACTGAAGGCTATGAGTCCTAGTGATTCGTCAGTTGAAGTGGTTTTGATCGATAAACGGGGCGATCCTGGTTTGAAGGAACTTGAAAATAAGGTAGTCAGCCTTTCATGTGGTTGTTTTACCACAAAGGAGGTGGTTGACGAGCTTGCGAAGCTCATCTGCAGACGGATGGGGTGAGTTATCTACACCAGTCTACTTGTTAGTGACCAAATGTTATCTATTCTTGTGATTCTTCTGGTAACAGCATTTTATTGCTGTCACAAGGGGTGCAGCTTCTGCTGGAGAAGGTTCTTTAGTTCCTCGCTGGCAGCACTGCAGCGATACTCTCAAGGATTGTTTAGGGTCTATTGTGTTTCCAGTGGGTAGCCTATCTGTTGGTCTCTGCCGGCATCGTGCTCTGCTGTTCAAAGTAAAATATCATcctatcttttattttattttatttattattatacaTGTTCTGTACCAATTTGAAAATTGAAGTTGCTAAGCACAGACACACTTGTAATCACGAAATGATTTTAGCACTAATACACCGCTTGGGTTCCTGTTTGGTTTTGTGTATGTTATTATACTTTTATGCAAAATAAATGATTTTTCGGCTAACTTGCTTTCTGTCAAGAGTAATTTATGGTGTTAGCTAATATGGTTTTTGCAGGTGTTAGCAGATGCAATTGATTTACCTTGCCGAATTGCAAAAGGTTGCAAATATTGTAGAAGAGATGATGCTACATCCTGTCTAGTGCGGTTTGGCTTTGAGAGGTATGCAGTGTTGATTGATAATCTTCAATAGATAGAATGATTCAATGATTTTCTATCACCTCGCAAGGTTTACAAGCTTACTTCTGAATTTTTGGCAacattaagggcttgtttggcatcTTTACTCTAATTCTATAAGAGCTTTTTCAATGAGAGCTACTCTAATAAGCTCTTTTTGTTCTAGCTTTTGTTTTAAATTAGTTCGTTTGGTACAATCACTTTTTAAAAATCGAAAAAAGCTATTATTTGAAATAAGGATGTTTGgcaaaatatttaaataagtttttttttttttttggttggtagTTGAtgccatttttaaagattacaaaAACTCCATTGCAAGAGCGATCCGGATGGTTGTTTTGATGGATCTCACcatagatggaccatgccccaaatggcaaaagaatggatggctacaatCTTCATATTTTAAGGCATTTAGGCCATCCATTATGTCggacatttgatgtggattgtccatcaaatggagcccacctttgatgtggaccgcccatcgtgtgagccaaaccttcaaggtggaccgtccatcatgcaaggcctatcttggatgtggaccattcatcattagggtcccaccttgttgtaggccatccatcatgtggggcccaccataaatgctAGTTGTCCTTTACGTGGGGGgcccttcaatgtccactacccatcacccatcacgtgGAGtctacatttgatgtgtccatcgtGCAGGCCATACTTTcaaagtggattgtccatcaagcagggcccacctttgatgtgaactgtgCATTATgcagagcagattaggtgaggcccCGGATCCGTCgagtgggtgggacccctgactgtggggctcacagtgatgtatgtgccttaaatccgcACCGTCaaaccgttttgaaagctcattttatggcatgatcccaaaaatgaagtagatccaaatcttatgtgtaccataccacatgaaacaatagagattgaatccccaccattaaaaacttcatggggggcatctaaatgtttattttccatccaacctattgataaggtcacaagatTTGGATGAATAGaccacgcaaatatcagcttgatccaaaacttttgtggcccatgagaagtttttaatagtcgattaccattgtttcccatattatggtccacctaagatttggatctgcttcatttttttagatcatgccctaaaatgagctttcaatacggatggacaatgtggatgtagtcgcatacatcacagtgggccccatagtcaggggtcccacccacctcggtggatccggggtctcacctaatctgctcccgcattatatgggcccccttgatgtggaccattcatcatgtgcgaCTCCATCTTCAATATGGGCCGTTCATCATgcgggccaacctttgatgtccaccatccaccaCGTGGGTctcacctttgttgtggaccatctattatgtggggcccactatgtggatagtccatgcggggccacattttgatttgggccatccatcacgtgggacctGCCTTTGATGTCCTCCATCTATTGTGTGGGTCCcgcctttgttgtggaccatctatcatgtgtggcccacttgatgtggatagtccatcatgtgggacccacctttgatgtccactatccatcatgtcggtcccacctttgatatgggttgttcatcatgtggggcccaacccttgatatgtgttgttcatcatgtgggtcccaccttttgatgtgggccatccattagggtgggccccgcttgatgtggatcatccatcatgtcggGCCACTCTTCgatttgggccatccatcatgtgggggccacctctGATGTGACTGTGCAATATGTGGGcgcaccttgatgtggaccattcatcatttggggccccaccttgatgtggaccattcatcatttggggccccaccttcaagataggtcattcatcatgtgggcctacttAGGAGATATTGTAAAGAGAAGAAGAGGGCAAGATGGGAATTACTTGAAAAGTTTAAGGACAAACTTgtcaaaaaattagtaaaaaaTGTGTACTCGCTTAAGCCAAATCACATATTTTAAAGAGCTTTTtagctagtttctaaaaaattaagtgATAAAATTAGAGTTTTACCAAACAGTCTATTTTCAAAATAAGAGCTTATTTTTTTAGAATAAGTAAACAAGCTCTTattagtagagatgccaaacaacCGCTAAATAatgttttttcttccctttcctttttcCTAACACACACTTGATTCAGTATTATCTAGTTACTAAGTCTGATATATATTGTTCAAATGAAACATGGAGTGGACTGATGATTCCTGTTATCTTTTTCTTGGGGAATTCAACTGTTCTGCCTTTcatacacttttgtaatagatttATTTCCAATTGACTGATATATCACTCAACAGAGAACTGAAGCCTCTAGCAGTGGTATAGCAGCTGGAAGTGCTCCTACGGTGATGAATTTTTCTTGGTTTGCTCCAGTCTATTAAAGATACTCTGCGCCACCTTATGTTTTTCTTCACTAGTTTAAGTCTTCATAGTTTCAATACCATGGAATTTCCACCGACTTGTTTGGATAGGTGGAGTTTGTGACATCCTGGGATCAGCGCCGATGTCATGTTTGGTTTTCTCATGGGATTACACAAATTCCATCACCTATCCACTTTACCCGTTTGGCGTGGACATGGGTTTACACTTTCAACCCCATGGATATGTGAAACAGTGCGTTACCATGGAATGCATTTTTCATCAAAGCTGGTAATCAagcatttaatggggccttaaaagcatgtgttgtaaccatcccatccaaacatccattgatattgcaaaatatcaacaacacgtgatatttcaaagaaatcatcaacaattggaaaggaaaataaagattgtggtctcaatatcgcgctatcaatgacaaattgaacactacatacaaccatgtacccatgaaaaaaattaaaataaaaatttactattgaaatatcgttgatacacttaggatacaagcattacctagaatttatatagtcgaaaatattggtgatattgatgcattggcaatacaagcgacacctagaatttacatagttgaaaatattggcgattacattaacGGTATTGATATGTtagcgatacttagcgatacattgttaATACccggaatttctaatactaccagcgttatcggtatcgctgagctggagataaaaataatatcagagataattcgaacactggttataACCGATAGTTATGGCAGTTCCTTGCAATACGTCTGTCCAAACACAAGCATAGGATCGGACGGTGGATCGCatgatcccatcccacctaatacctcTAAAACTGTctgtccaaacacacccttaggatTTTGGAAATGCGGCGGaattttaaaacttttcaaaacgaTTTGATTGTGTATTAACCCTAAAGGATCCTCGTTTTATAATCGTCCAAACCAGGAATTCTCTGCTTGATCTATCGCAATTGAGGAGAGATGAGAGCCAATCAGGCCAACTCTAGAGTAGAGCCGAAGATAACGCATGCTGTCCACATATGGAAACCTGTGATGAGATGGGAGGGAGAGATGgaattctctctccctctctctctctggaaaTGATACCCATAAGGGGGATGTCCAAGGCTTTCTATGTCTATGGCTCTCACCCTTCTGGGGTAGGATCTATTTATAAGGAGGGTTTAGGGAAGACACCAATTATGGTACTCCATGTCTCCACCCTTGGGAAGAAAGCTAAAGGAAAGCCATTTGGGCCTAGTGCTTTGTCTCCTTCCATTAAATCCACTGCCACCTTGATTTCCTCCGTCGAGAATGGCTTTTCCAAGTTATCTGCTTCCATTGGTGACATCGTATTAAAACCTGACTGATCCAAACGAGGTCTTTTCCACCCCTCATCCGACAATAGGACTTTGTAGAAATTGGACTGCACTTGCAatttgctatttatcaattgTTATTATCTTCTACCTCATGTCCCACTTTATGAGTAAATGAGGCTGTTTTTTGCACAAGGTGAGCCAacttattggaagggttggatgtcgaATTCACTTTACAGGTTGGAAGTAATCTGCTAGGTGGACCGTAACTTGTGTTGCAACTGGTTCGACTTGTGACCTTCTCTAGTAAAAATTACCCTTACCAAGGGGGCCCATAAAGAACTTACCCCTCAAAAATTCTAAATACAAAGGTGAGTTGAACAAATTCAACATCGAATATCAAATAAACCGCAGAGAATCCAGAATGAGCTTCATCTTAATGTTCATTGGGAGATCAGATTTCTAATGGAAGAAAGATTATCACAAGAATAACAACCCCAGTTTGCCCGATGTGTGCTCATTAATAGTGGTCAACGTGTTGTACAAGGAAATGAAATAAAGTCgacatgttattattattatttttttaaagattaagaGTTGATGCAGTGTTATTTACTGGTCAATTGGTATCTAAAATTCTAGATTCCTTGGCGAAAGCATGAAGGTCAAGTttactttaaaataaaaataaaaaaatattctttttcatatgcTGCCTACCTGTTAGGGATACTGCAAATAAACCTCCCAACTTTTTGCAAATAAACCCCTGCATGTAGTTCCTGTATTTGTAAATACGCTCTGTTTTTGCAATGTTATGTTACTTTTGAGTTAATTCAGGTTAGTTGAAAGAGGTAATGGCTAGTTTGCTTCCACTCAATTTCTCTCACTAACTTCAACCAACCTCCATCTCCAAAACTCCATTCTATCAGCCCCCACTTTCTTGTGCCATCTCTTTCCCTTCcgccatccatctctctctctctctttctctcttctggCGTCTCTCCCCTCACTCTATTTGTTCTCCAAGAAGAAGATgaggaactctctctctctctctctctctctctctctctctctctctctctctctccccatttgGGGGTAATGGGTTTTAGTTTTTGGGCAAGGATGATAGAAAAATACTTAACAGCATCACTATTtccattagaaaaaaaaagtaaCCCAAGGCTTAGTTTGCATGATACGAAAAagggatggttttttttttttaattacaaatACGCATATGTGGGTGGTTTTTGCAGTGTATGCAGAAGGGAGCAGTTATATCTTAAAAACTTTATTTAATTATGGAGGAGTTATACAATCTTTGATTGGGCATATGCTCTTCCCAATAAATGGTACAAATGGGACACACCTTCTGGTGATTCAAGTCATTCACATGGTCAGTACAAGGTGGATATGGGATACCCAAAAATCTCCCTTACAAGATGATCCCAGATGGGCGTTTGGTGAAATGCCGGCCAGTGATTGTAGCTGTCTATTTCTATTAGATGGTTAGGGTCATCTTAATGGGGAGAACAGCTTAGCTTACTAGTAAAAGCAGCTTAGCTTACCAAAAGGCGGGTCTCACCAAATACTTTGCTGGGTTGAACAAAAAGCATTATTTCTTTTGATCAAGCATCATGTAATACCTCATTATTATTTCTTTGCTTCATTTGTAATAATTGTGTTAGTTTCAAGTTAAGTATTGCTTAGTGTAGATTGCTTGACTAAAGTCTAAAGTTCCATTTAGCAGTGACATGATTTCTAATGCAGTAACGTTGATATAGGAACTTGATTTCAAGTCCctgaatttttatattttttcgcTTGCAGAGAATATTTAGTTGATTTGATCGGGAACCCAGGATCCTTATGTGAGCCTGATTCCTTACTCAATGGCCCATCTTCCATCTTAATTTCTTCTCCTTTGCGTCTTCCGAGATTCAAAACCGTTGGAATTGCTCAGAACTTCAGATCTTTAGCCAAGCAATATTTCTCAGACTGTCAATCACTAAATCTCATATTTGATGATGCTTCTGCAGGTAATTCCCTTGGGTTATATTCTTTATGCAGCCATGCTGAAAGATGACCCATGCTAGTGTCATGTAACTCATGTTTGAGTAACCTGTTTTGATAATGCAATCTTGATTAGATGAAGTCTGCtctataatctctctctctctctctctctctctctctctctctctctctctctctctcactcaaacaCATGCACCCAATGCATGATTTCATTATGCAGGTAGTGCTTCTGGTCAGGGAGATGCTACAGACCCATCATTTCCCGGGCCTTTGGACAGGAAGCATGAAGATATGAACTACTCACTGCCTGTATCAATCAACAATGACGAAAATTCTCTTCTGCCAAAGCCCAATCAAGGAGTTGCTCGACCAGATAGCCGTGATGACGAAACTCAGTTTCAAAAATGGCAAAATTCACAGAATGGTATGGTTCCACAACGTTTTGTTGAAGACCATTCACCAAAAAATGTGCAGCGACAAAGAGAGATTCCACCAATGATAGCCATTTCTAATCCAAGGACAGATAAGAATAAAGAGCTAAGGCTCATCGGGAGTTCTCAAGTGGTACCAAAAAGATCAGATAGCGAATTGTCTCTTGAAGTAGATGACTTGGACATACCATGGAGCGATCTTGTCCTAAAGGAGCGAATAGGAGCAggtatttttaatttatttaacatCTGAAAACACAGGTGGGCTACGTAGTACGCTAATCCATGGGTCAGTGTTGGACATGGATATGGGCTGTTGAACACGGTCACATTTAAAGTCAGTTTCTCTGACACTTAAATACAATTATATTAAATAATAAATTAGTATATTTAAATAGTATATTGtaattatttaagtaaaaaaatctcAGTCATAAACAATAATATGAGTAATAACTCAAAATCAGTTATTTATATGTAAAAGAATAtcccaaaaatataaaatattaataaataatttagaAAAGTTTCTTTACATACAAACTGTATCTGGGAGTATCGGACATGTCTGTGTCATTATAGGACAATTTCAGAAAAGTGTGTCCTTGTTACATAGTTAGCAGGGTGATTGATATCCCATAAATGGATCTGGTTATCTCACTTCTTATGCATATGCCATGTAGTTTTGATCTTAAAATTTTCTGAAGATCTGTGTACTTGAAATTGACCAACTTTGTGTATTTTTAGGTTCATTTGGAACTGTTCATCGTGCTGATTGGCATGGATCGGTAATCATTCTATCCTTTGTTATTGTTCATGTTTGAAAATTTATAGGCTTCTAGTTCCATTTTTTTTTGCAGAATTCTGTCTGAATGTGAATTGTGCATCTTTTACAAAGAAGCAATTGCAGATTTTTACATAATTTTATCTTTGGGTTGATGTTGTAAGATTTTCTAGAAACATATTGAACAGTATTAACTGGTAGAGATGGCTTAGTGGGATGTGTTATGTTCTGAGGTAACTCTTATAAATTAAttagttaattttatttttatgttctcTCTTTTGGCAACTCCCATAGAGTACTAAAGCAGGCATGCATACTTTTGGCGATTCTTGTTATTTCGTTGATTGATGTAGCTCCTGGTTATTTTTCCCGTTCTTTGTGAAGCAATAATATTATGGAGAATACCTAACAGACATTTTGGGAATTGGCTGTTATAACTGATAATAGTATGCCTTGGAAAACATCAATGTTGGaggtattggtatcgctacaagttttgctggctggggatatggaaacaatatcattATTGTTGATTcttggaaatgtggggaaacatgtggaaaatggtggaattttcagtgaaacttcaggagatgctaaaatacacatattagcatatttaagaatcaaataatagtgaaaaagacacatttgcatatttaggaatcaaataataagtttacctttaatggggcctaaaagcatgtatcattGACTTAGGGAAACAGGCCAATGATGGATCTATCTAATCATCCATCCATGCAGGCACATACATACGTgcaaacacacatgcatgatccatccatccatgcttgTACACAcacatccatctaaccatccatccatccatgagtGAATGCATACACATGCATACaggcatgcatttcatcataccgCCATGCGCCCATGAAataatttgatatatatatatatatatatatatatatatatatatatatata
Coding sequences within:
- the LOC131233306 gene encoding serine/threonine-protein kinase CTR1 isoform X2 — translated: MEMPGRRSNYSLLSQFPDDLQQQQSKFPAPPAAAAAPFYESLSGEKNKQKPDRPFDWPPIDGGDHRRVGSFFPPSIGLQRQSSGSSFGESSLSGEYYVSTLSTANDPDLFPQLLPPEDGFKTGADARLKAVDAAAAAGSSSSKSRAQQTEESYQLQLALALRLSSEATCADDPNFLCPGSEDSSIGSPIASSESVSHRFWVNGCLSYYDKVPDGFYLIQGMDPYVWTVCTDLQENGRIPSIESLKAMSPSDSSVEVVLIDKRGDPGLKELENKVVSLSCGCFTTKEVVDELAKLICRRMGGAASAGEGSLVPRWQHCSDTLKDCLGSIVFPVGSLSVGLCRHRALLFKVLADAIDLPCRIAKGCKYCRRDDATSCLVRFGFEREYLVDLIGNPGSLCEPDSLLNGPSSILISSPLRLPRFKTVGIAQNFRSLAKQYFSDCQSLNLIFDDASAGSASGQGDATDPSFPGPLDRKHEDMNYSLPVSINNDENSLLPKPNQGVARPDSRDDETQFQKWQNSQNGMVPQRFVEDHSPKNVQRQREIPPMIAISNPRTDKNKELRLIGSSQVVPKRSDSELSLEVDDLDIPWSDLVLKERIGAGSFGTVHRADWHGSEVAVKILMEQDFHAEKFKEFLREVAIMKRLRHPNIVLFMGAVTRPPNLSIVTEYLSRGSLYRLLHRPGAREMLDERRRLNMAYDVAKGMNYLHKRNPPIVHRDLKSPNLLVDRKYTVKSTCGHPGLRFWSVPFKREHFSFF